One genomic segment of Streptomyces sp. NBC_00239 includes these proteins:
- a CDS encoding relaxase/mobilization nuclease domain-containing protein: MIPRVHKRGTRTIGLLYYLYGPGTHEEHIDPHLVAAWDSLAPDPGRDPEATHQALQQLLDLPVDSVAPSRRPARHVWHLSVRAAPEDPVLSDEQWADIARRMVSATGIAPEDGRPGCRWAAVRHADDHIHIVATLVREDGRKPRLHNDAARSQAEARQIEIDYGLRRLHTGDGTAAQRPTSAERHKAERQGRERTAREELRETVRRAVAGTQSEGEFFERLASAGLLVHKRIAPSGDLLGYKVALPDDRNRKGEPVFYPGARLAPDLSLPRIRERWSTTVAPDRDTEGVTADAPLRSVPGPASARRAATTAAWQAVLVFDDGDDGAISAHIAAAGEVLDALAKTSAAHTRKQLGEAAIAFERASRSHVRAARGHDRTLRQAARDLVHGGPALGRGEDGATTAMLIDMAFFLVTAAAAWHGKKEHAQQAAAALQAAEHLRAAYQAAASHPMAALHQRGRLLPPVLQRRHAAVLRAAVPHLAEQVLAEAGWLALASTLADAEAAGHDPAELLVQATGRRELDTASSVSDVLVWRLRRLAGLPADASAMPLHSNPTSQPSLSHTNGPADARRDSRDRGRGL, from the coding sequence GTGATACCCCGCGTTCACAAGCGGGGGACCCGGACCATCGGGCTGCTGTACTACCTGTATGGTCCGGGCACCCACGAAGAGCACATCGACCCGCACTTGGTCGCCGCCTGGGACAGCCTCGCGCCGGATCCCGGACGCGATCCCGAAGCCACCCACCAGGCCTTGCAGCAGCTTCTGGATCTTCCCGTCGACTCCGTCGCCCCGAGCCGGCGACCGGCTAGGCACGTGTGGCACCTGTCCGTACGAGCGGCCCCCGAGGATCCTGTCCTCTCCGACGAGCAGTGGGCGGACATCGCCCGGCGCATGGTTTCCGCTACGGGCATCGCTCCCGAGGATGGTCGGCCCGGGTGTCGGTGGGCCGCTGTCCGTCACGCGGACGACCACATCCACATCGTCGCCACCTTGGTTCGCGAGGACGGCCGCAAGCCCCGCCTTCACAACGATGCGGCCCGATCCCAGGCCGAAGCACGCCAGATCGAGATCGACTACGGCTTGCGGCGCCTCCATACCGGTGACGGCACGGCAGCCCAGCGCCCCACCAGCGCCGAGCGCCACAAGGCCGAGCGCCAAGGTCGCGAGCGGACCGCCCGGGAAGAACTGCGCGAGACCGTCCGCCGTGCGGTCGCCGGCACCCAGAGCGAAGGGGAGTTCTTCGAACGCCTTGCCTCGGCAGGTCTGCTCGTTCACAAGAGGATCGCCCCGTCCGGCGATCTTCTCGGGTACAAGGTCGCGCTCCCCGACGACCGCAACAGGAAGGGCGAGCCGGTGTTCTACCCCGGCGCACGGCTCGCCCCGGACCTGTCCCTGCCCCGAATCCGCGAGCGCTGGAGCACCACGGTGGCCCCCGACCGGGACACCGAGGGAGTCACAGCAGATGCTCCGTTGCGCTCGGTGCCCGGGCCCGCTTCCGCGCGGCGGGCCGCGACGACCGCCGCCTGGCAGGCGGTGCTGGTCTTCGACGACGGTGACGACGGCGCGATCTCCGCGCACATCGCGGCGGCCGGCGAAGTCCTGGACGCGCTCGCCAAGACCTCCGCCGCCCACACCCGCAAGCAACTGGGCGAGGCCGCCATCGCGTTCGAGCGGGCCTCACGCTCCCACGTCCGGGCCGCCCGCGGTCACGACCGCACCCTGCGCCAGGCCGCCCGCGACCTCGTGCACGGCGGGCCGGCGCTCGGCCGAGGGGAGGACGGGGCGACCACCGCGATGCTTATCGACATGGCGTTCTTCCTCGTCACCGCCGCCGCAGCCTGGCACGGAAAGAAGGAGCACGCCCAGCAGGCCGCTGCTGCCCTCCAGGCCGCCGAACACCTGCGCGCCGCCTACCAGGCCGCGGCCAGCCACCCCATGGCCGCACTGCACCAGCGGGGCCGCCTGTTGCCCCCCGTACTCCAGCGGCGGCATGCCGCCGTCCTGCGCGCAGCGGTGCCGCATCTCGCCGAGCAGGTCCTGGCCGAGGCGGGCTGGCTGGCGCTCGCCTCCACCCTTGCCGACGCCGAAGCGGCTGGGCACGATCCCGCTGAACTCCTCGTGCAGGCCACTGGACGACGGGAGTTGGACACCGCGTCCTCGGTCAGTGACGTCCTGGTGTGGCGGCTGCGCCGTTTGGCCGGTCTCCCCGCCGACGCGTCCGCCATGCCGCTCCACAGCAATCCCACCAGCCAGCCGTCGCTTTCGCACACGAATGGCCCCGCCGACGCCCGCCGGGACAGCCGTGACCGGGGCCGTGGACTTTGA
- a CDS encoding plasmid mobilization protein, with translation MIASRFNDSEKQSLLDAASASAMTVSGFLAHASLAAARDLSRTAAAVAGEREMLNELFALRRHLGQIGNNVNQVAKALNSGADAPHAEAVLAAVRRAAERVDDFTRRHVESAGSVR, from the coding sequence ATGATCGCTAGCCGATTCAACGACTCCGAGAAGCAGAGCCTCCTCGATGCCGCCAGCGCCAGCGCGATGACGGTGTCCGGCTTCCTCGCGCATGCCTCTCTCGCCGCCGCGCGCGATCTCTCCCGTACGGCTGCTGCGGTCGCCGGAGAACGCGAAATGCTGAACGAGCTGTTCGCCCTGCGCCGGCACCTCGGCCAGATCGGCAACAACGTCAACCAGGTGGCCAAGGCCTTGAACTCCGGCGCGGACGCACCCCATGCGGAGGCCGTGCTCGCGGCCGTACGCAGGGCGGCAGAGCGCGTCGACGACTTCACCCGCCGCCACGTCGAGTCGGCGGGCTCCGTACGGTGA